In Candidatus Bathyarchaeota archaeon, the DNA window TTCCACGGAATCCTATCAGGATTGTTTCCACAAAAGGCAAGAAGAAGCTAATGCAGTCTACAACAAATAAAGACGTAACCGAAAGGATGAATAGTTTTGCAAAAAAATTTTTAGATTCTCTTAAAGAAGTCGATGGATTTATTCTAAAGAATCGTTCACCCTCATGTGGCATTAAAGATGTTAGGTTTTATCCGCGTATTGGTAAAGTTGCCTCTATATCAAAAGGCACAGGTTTTTTTGGAGACGCTGTTTTAGAAAAGTTTCTTTATCTTCCTGTTGAAGATGAAGGTAGATTAAGGAACCATCGTATAAAAGAACATTTTTTAACAAAACTATTTACTTTTTCTAAATTCAGAGAGTTGAAGAAAGCGCGCGCGCGCTCCATGAAAAAACTTGTTCAATTTCATGCAGACAATAAATTCCTATTAATGTTTTACAACCAAAGATTACTTAGACTTCTCGGTAATATAGTTGCCAATCCAGAGAATAAACCGGTTGATGATGTAGTAAAAGAGTATGAACTTAATCTTCATTATGCTTTTTCAAAAGCTCCTAGGTATACTTCTAGTAATAATGTGTTGATGCATGCTCTAGGCTATTTTAAAAAAGACCTTTCTAGCAAAGAGAAGAATTTTCTTTTGGAATCTTTAAAGAAATATGAGGCTGGAAGAATTCCATTATGCGTAACTACTAGCCTTATGAAATCTTGGATAATAAGGTTTGGGCAAGAATATCTAATGAATCAAACATTCTTTGAACCTTATCCTGAGGAATTGATTACATGTTTTCCACTATCAGATGCTGACATGGAAAGAGATTATTGGGAATGAGAATAGGCTACCCTTGCATAAATAATTCACTAGATTGTAAAAGTGATAGAACATTTCGTTTAAAATCCTATTCTGAAGAGCGGTTAAAAGAGACGGTTAAGAATAATTTAGGTTGCTTGCTACGGATTCTGGAATTCAATCTAAAGTATAAGATTCTTTTTTTTCGGATAACTTCTGATCTAGTTCCTTTTGCGTCTCATCCTATCTGTCAGTTCAATTGGCAGAAAAAGTTTAAGAAAGAATTTGCCACTATTGGTAATTTCATAAAAAAGCATAGAATTAGAATCTCAATGCATCCAGATCAATTCATACTATTAAATTCCTTAAGCGAAAGAATTTATGAAAACAGTATAAGAGAATTGACTTACCACGCTGATGTTATGGATCTGATGGAACTTGAATACTCTTCAAAAATACAATTGCATGTAGGTGGAATCTATGGTGATAAAGAAAAGAGCATGAGACGTTTTATTACAAAATTCAAAAGAATTAATGTTAAAATCAAAAAAAGGTTGGTAATAGAGAATGATGAACGGCTTTACTCTGCAAAAGATTGTCTTAATTTAAACCGTGAAACTAGTATACCTGTGTTATTTGATACTTTACATCACGAGTGCAACAACACTGGGGAGAGTATAGAGAAGCTTTTTAAGGAATTAAGAAAAACCTGGCATAAGAGGGATGGATTGTTAATGGTTGATTACAGTTCCCAGTATCTTGGTGGGAAAATGGGTAAACATGCAGATACAATTGATATAAAACATTTTAAAAACTTTCTAGAAGAAATAAAGTCCTTAGATTTTGATATAATGCTAGAGATAAAAGATAAAGAAAGAAGTGCAATCAAAGCTGTAACAGCAGTATCAAATGATGTTCGCTTACTTCTAGTTAATAAATAATGAATTTATTCAATATGCCATTCATATTAGAATTAGTAAATAACAATAAAGACATCAAATAAAACTAAGAATAGCGGTACGAAAGATCCAAAATGAAACATTGCAATGAAAAAAAGCTTTTAATGATTTTTCCGATGGATATGGCATCGCATTACTTGCGTTGTTTGGAATTATGTAAAAAGCTCAAGGATCAATTTGATCTAAAGATCGCAAATTCAGAAAGGTTTGAAGATTTCATAAAAAGATTAAATATTGAGACATTTGAGACTGAAAATTTCGATCCTGAACAAATAGTCGA includes these proteins:
- a CDS encoding DUF1722 domain-containing protein is translated as PRNPIRIVSTKGKKKLMQSTTNKDVTERMNSFAKKFLDSLKEVDGFILKNRSPSCGIKDVRFYPRIGKVASISKGTGFFGDAVLEKFLYLPVEDEGRLRNHRIKEHFLTKLFTFSKFRELKKARARSMKKLVQFHADNKFLLMFYNQRLLRLLGNIVANPENKPVDDVVKEYELNLHYAFSKAPRYTSSNNVLMHALGYFKKDLSSKEKNFLLESLKKYEAGRIPLCVTTSLMKSWIIRFGQEYLMNQTFFEPYPEELITCFPLSDADMERDYWE
- the uvsE gene encoding UV DNA damage repair endonuclease UvsE, with amino-acid sequence MRIGYPCINNSLDCKSDRTFRLKSYSEERLKETVKNNLGCLLRILEFNLKYKILFFRITSDLVPFASHPICQFNWQKKFKKEFATIGNFIKKHRIRISMHPDQFILLNSLSERIYENSIRELTYHADVMDLMELEYSSKIQLHVGGIYGDKEKSMRRFITKFKRINVKIKKRLVIENDERLYSAKDCLNLNRETSIPVLFDTLHHECNNTGESIEKLFKELRKTWHKRDGLLMVDYSSQYLGGKMGKHADTIDIKHFKNFLEEIKSLDFDIMLEIKDKERSAIKAVTAVSNDVRLLLVNK